In the genome of Peptococcaceae bacterium 1198_IL3148, the window GGGCCAAACCCACCATGCCATTGCGTTGACGAAACACCAATGGTTGGGCGTTGGCCGGTTCACTGGCTCCGGTGGTGGAATAGCGCACATGGCCAATGGCGGCATAACCCTTTAGATGTTTAAGATTGTCACCGGAAAAAACCTCTGGCACCAACCCCATGCCTTTATGCAGTTTAATACCATTGCCATCGGTCACCGCAATGCCAGCACTCTCTTGACCCCGATGTTGCAGGGCGTACAAACCAAAGTAAGTGGTTTCAGCCACATCCATCCCTGGGGCAAAGATACCAAACACGCCGCACTCCTCTTGCATCTTGTCATGCTGCCACCAGGCAGAACTATTTCTTACGCCATCAAACATGCTATAGACCCCCGCCACTTAGTTTCTAATTCAGCCACGGGAATATTAATGATGTCATTGGGGTGCGCTCCGGCACATCCCGGTTTAATTAAATTAATCTTTAATTCTGTGCCACCAACGGTGCCCAATCGGCCAAAGGGCACACCAATCACAGAAAGATAACGCAATAATTCATCCACGTTGTCTTCGCTGACGGTGATGATGATGCGAGATTGGGTCTCACCAAACAGCAGGGCATCGGCTCGGAATTGTTCAACCATGAAAATTTCGGCACCAATCTTGCCAGAAATGCAACTCTCTGCCAGCGCCACCGCCAATCCACCTTCGGAACAGTCGTGGGCAGACTTGATCCAACCCTTTTTGATGGACGCAAGCACCGCTTGCTGTACCCGCTGTTCCAGTTCGATATCCAGCTTGGGCACTGGGCCAGCAGCCTCAATATCGTGGACAACCTTTAAATATTCACTGGCACCCAATTCTTCTAAATTCTCGCCCACCATAATAATGATATCTCCCCGGTCTTTAAAGCCTTGGGTGCATTTATAATCCAAATCTTCAATCAACCCCACCATGCCCACTGTGGGGGTAGGGTAAACTGCAGTACCTCTGGTTTCATTGTAGAAACTAACATTACCACCGGTAACCGGGGTATTCAGTCGCCCACAGGCCTCGGCCATACCCGCCACCGCTTGCCGAAACTGCCACATTACGCCGGGCTTTTCCGGATTGCCAAAGTTTAAACAGTTGGTAATGGCCAGCGGTTTAGCCCCGGAACACACCAAGTTGCGGGCGGCCTCGGCCACCGCCATCATCGCCCCTTGATATGGGTCCAAATAACAATAGCGTCCGTTACAATCGGTGGTCATGGCAATGCCTTTGGAGGTGCCCTTAATCCGCAACACCGCTGCATCGGAGCCGGGACGTACCACAGTGTTGATACCCACCATGTGGTCATACTGACTGTAAACCCATTCCTTACTGGCAATGTTCGGCGACGCCAGCAAAGCCAATAAAGCTTGGTTATAATCCTTGGGTTGTGGAATATTGGTGATATCCAGTTGTTGGGCTGCTGCCAAATATTCCGGCTGGGCATAGGGGCGTTCATAAACAGGCGCTTCATCGGTCAGCGCTTTGGCTGGCATTTCCGCCACCACTTGCTCCCCTTCGGTCAAGCGCAACATGCCGTCATCGGTAACCCGGCCAACCACCACTGCCTCTAAATCCCACTTGGCAAAAATTTCTTTTACCTTTTCAGTGGTGCCTTGTTTAACCACCACCAACATCCGCTCCTGGGATTCCGACAGCATCAGTTCATAGGCGGTCATGCCCTCTTCACGGCGGGGCACCTTTAACAAATCCATTTCAATTCCGGTGCCAGCCCGGGAGGCCATTTCACAGGAGGAACTGGTTAAACCCGCTGCCCCCATGTCCTGAATACCTACCACATAGCCACTCTTAATTACCTCTAAGCAGGCTTCTAACAACAATTTTTCCATAAAGGGGTCACCCACCTGCACTGCGGGACGACGTTCGGCCGATTCCTCGGACAGTTCTTCCGAGGCAAAGGTGGCCCCGTGAATACCGTCCCGACCGGTGCGGGCACCAACCACCATCACCGGGTTGCCAATGCCAGAAGCGATTCCTTTTTTAATATCTTGATGATCTATCAAGCCAACACACATTACGTTAACCAATGGATTTTCTTCATAACTGGGTGAAAAATAAACTTCGCCACCAACGGTGGGCACACCAATACAGTTGCCATAGCCGGCAACCCCAGCCACCACACCGCTAAACAGATAGCGAGTGCGGGCGTCATCTAAAGTGCCAAAACGTAGCGAATCTAATACTGCGATGGGGCGGGCGCCCATGGTGAATACGTCGCGTAAAATCCCACCAACACCGGTGGCTGCCCCTTGGTAGGGTTCAATGGCAGAGGGATGATTATGACTTTCTATTTTAAAGGCCACTGCTTGGCCATCACCAATGTCCACAATACCGGCATTTTCACCGGGTCCCTGCAAAATGTGATCTCCAGTGGTGGGAAGCGTTTTTAACATTAGACGGGAAGTTTTATAACTGCAGTGCTCGGACCACATCACCGCAAAGATACCCAGTTCCACATAATTAGGTTCCCGACCCAAAATGCCTTTAATCTTGTCATATTCAGCATCGGTCAGGCCCATTTCTCTCCATAACGCCATTACTTACCCCTCCTTTGCCACGCTGACAAAATGGACTTAAATAATATTGCACCGTGGTCGTTACCTAAGATAGCTTCGGCACAGCGCTCTGGGTGCGGCATCATGCCTAAAACATTGCCTTCTTGGTTACAAATGCCGGCAATATTATCCACCGAACCGTTGGGGTTAGCCGCTGGTGTAACTTCACCATGTTGATCACAGTATTTAAACACCACTTGGTTGTTGCGATACAGTTCTTGTAAAGTTTCCGGATCACAATAATAATTACCTTCGCCGTGGGCCACCGGTATTTTTAGCACATCGCCCACACCACACAACTGGGTGAAGGGAGTGGTGTTGTTTTCCACTTTTAAGTAGGCATCGTGACAGCGGAAC includes:
- the purL gene encoding phosphoribosylformylglycinamidine synthase subunit PurL, encoding MALWREMGLTDAEYDKIKGILGREPNYVELGIFAVMWSEHCSYKTSRLMLKTLPTTGDHILQGPGENAGIVDIGDGQAVAFKIESHNHPSAIEPYQGAATGVGGILRDVFTMGARPIAVLDSLRFGTLDDARTRYLFSGVVAGVAGYGNCIGVPTVGGEVYFSPSYEENPLVNVMCVGLIDHQDIKKGIASGIGNPVMVVGARTGRDGIHGATFASEELSEESAERRPAVQVGDPFMEKLLLEACLEVIKSGYVVGIQDMGAAGLTSSSCEMASRAGTGIEMDLLKVPRREEGMTAYELMLSESQERMLVVVKQGTTEKVKEIFAKWDLEAVVVGRVTDDGMLRLTEGEQVVAEMPAKALTDEAPVYERPYAQPEYLAAAQQLDITNIPQPKDYNQALLALLASPNIASKEWVYSQYDHMVGINTVVRPGSDAAVLRIKGTSKGIAMTTDCNGRYCYLDPYQGAMMAVAEAARNLVCSGAKPLAITNCLNFGNPEKPGVMWQFRQAVAGMAEACGRLNTPVTGGNVSFYNETRGTAVYPTPTVGMVGLIEDLDYKCTQGFKDRGDIIIMVGENLEELGASEYLKVVHDIEAAGPVPKLDIELEQRVQQAVLASIKKGWIKSAHDCSEGGLAVALAESCISGKIGAEIFMVEQFRADALLFGETQSRIIITVSEDNVDELLRYLSVIGVPFGRLGTVGGTELKINLIKPGCAGAHPNDIINIPVAELETKWRGSIACLMA
- the purQ gene encoding phosphoribosylformylglycinamidine synthase subunit PurQ produces the protein MKFGVVVFPGSNCDADCFHAVKAVLDQPVEYIWHKSDSVAGFDCIILPGGFSYGDYLRSGAIARFSPIMEAVVDFASKGGLVLGICNGFQVLLESGLLPGAMRRNDCLQFRCHDAYLKVENNTTPFTQLCGVGDVLKIPVAHGEGNYYCDPETLQELYRNNQVVFKYCDQHGEVTPAANPNGSVDNIAGICNQEGNVLGMMPHPERCAEAILGNDHGAILFKSILSAWQRRGK